CTGGCCGACTACCTGATCGGCAACCGCATCCGCTACGTTACGGCCGACTACTGGGACGCGTACGTCCTGGACTTCCTCACCCGAGAGCGGGTGATCGTCGCGTCCACCGGCAAGATCCGGGTGCCCGAGTACCAGCAACTCGTCGCGGAACACCCCAAGGGACTCGTGTCGATCGAGCGACAGCCGTGTGAGGGACAGACGCGCGTCTCGCTCTGGTGCGTGTCGGTCGTGCCGGATCCGCCGAATCACTGAGCGCCGGCGCCCGCTCCTGCGGCGTGTGCTACCATACCCGCCCGATGCGCTGGGAAAGGTTCAGGGAAACGACCGTCGTCTGGACCGCGGCGGCAGCGCTCGCGGTCGTGATGACCTACCCGCTGGCCTTCGGCCTCGGCCGGCTCGGCCGGCTCGACACCGGAGACGGGCGTTTCAGCATCTGGAACGTGGCCTGGGTCTCGAGGGCGCTGCTCCACGACCCGGTGCACGTCTTCGACGCCAACATCTTCTATCCGCACACCGGCACGCTGGCCTATAGCGAGGCCAACCTGGTGGCCGGCGCGCTCGGCGCGCCCGCATACGCGCTGACCGGCAACGCGTATGCCGCGCACAACACCGCCGTGCTGTGGGCGTTCGTGCTGTCGTCGGTCGGCATGTACTATCTCGCCCGCTATCTGACCCGCAGCAGGGCCGCGGCTGGCGTGGCCGCCATCTTGTTCGCCTTCTGCCCATTCATCTTCGCGAGGACAGCGCACATTCAACTGCTCATGACGGCGGGCCTGCCGTTCACGCTGCTGGCATTCCATCGCGTCGTCGATCGGCCCGAGACGTGGCGCGCGGTCGTGCTCGGGATCGCCCTGTGGTTGACCGCGCTCGCGTGCGGTTACTACGGCATCTTCGCAGGGTTGATGGTTTCGTGCGGCAGCCTCTATTACCTGACGGCGCGGCGTCGCTGGCGCGACTGGCGCACCCTGGCCGCGCTGGCAGGCGGAACGACCGTGGCCGCACTCCTGACGTGGCCATTCCTCAGACCGTATTTCTCGCTGACCGGCAGGAGCGGTCCCTTCCGTGCGCTCGAGGAAAGCAGTCAGCACTCGGCGAACTGGGGCGCGTACCTTGCCGCCGCGGGCCTGGGCGACCGGTGGCTGCAGGCGTTCGCCGGCAGATGGCAGGAGGTGCTCTTCCCGGGCATCATCACGCTGGTCCTCGCGGCTGCCGGAACGTGGATGGCGCTCACGCGCCGGGCGGAACGAGGCCACCGCGAGACGGTCGGGTTCTACCTCCTCCTCGGGGCCGTCACGTTCTGGCTCTCGTTCGGGCCGGCCGCCGGCCTGTACTCGCTGGCGTACCGGTGGGTGCCGGCCTTCACGCTGATGCGGGCGCCCGGACGGTTTGGGATCATGGTGACACTGGCCCTGGTCGTCATCGCAGCCCACGGCCTCGCCGCGCTGCTGGCCCGACGACGTCGCTCGTGGGCAGTCGCCGCCGTGATCGGTCTCGCCGCGCTCGTCGAACTGGCGCCGATCCCGCTCAACTACCGCGACGTTCCACCGCCACCCGAGCCATACGTGCTGCTCGCCCATCTCCCGCCCGGACCCGTCGTCGAGTTCCCATTCTTCTACAGGGAGCAGGACTTCCATCGCCACACGGTCTACATGCTCGCATCGACCGCGCACTGGCTGCCGCTCGTGAACGGGTACAGCGATTACTTCCCGCCCGATTTCCTCCAAACGGTGATCCCGATCAGCTCGTTCCCGAACGAGGAGTCGTTCCGGATCCTGCGTGACCGCCGCGCTCGGTACGCGGTGTTCCATCTCAACTACTACGACCGCCGGAGTTGGCCGAAGGTGCTGGCGCGCATCGAGCAGTACCGGCCATACCTGCGCCCGCTCGTCACCGGCGGCGACATCTGGCTGTTCGAGATCGTCGGCTGGCCGTCCTGAGGCCCCACAAATCCCTGCTATCATGCGTCACATGCGGGTCACCCCTCGCGTCCGGGAATTCGTGCTGATCGTTCTCGGTTTCGCCGTGCTCACGGTCATCATGACCGCGCCGCTCAGCTATCGCGCGGCGAGCGTGGGACCGATCAACACCGGCGACGGGCAGATGAGCATCTGGAACGTGTCATGGGTGGCGCGCGCGCTCGTGCTCGATCCGCTGCACGTCCTCGACGCCAACATCTTCCATCCGCACTCGGGCACGCTGGCCTACAGCGAAACCAACCTTCTCGCCGGCGTGATCGGCATTCCGGCGTGGTGGATTTCACGCAACCCGTACCTGACGTACAACGTCACCGTCTGCCTGTCGTTCTTCTTCTCCGCCCTGGCCACGTTTGCGCTCGTCCGCCGGCTGACCGGAAGCCGCGAGGCCGCCGTCGTAGCAGCCATCTGCTTCGCGTTCGCTCCCTTCGTGCTGGTTCGCTACGCGCACATCCAGCTGATGATGACCGCGGTCCTGCCGGTGACGCTGCTGGCGTTCCACTGGTTCATCGACCGCCAGACGCCGGGCGCCGCGATCGCGCTCGCGTTGGCCCTCGCCGCGGCAGCCCTGGCCTGCGGCTACTTCGGGTTCATGGCCGGCCTGGCCGTTGGGCTGGGGTTCATCTACTACGCGGTGGCGCGGGGAACCTGGCGCAATTGGCGATACTGGGCGCTGGGGGCCGGAGCGGTGGTCACGTCGGCATTGATGGTGCTGCCGGTCTTCTCCGCATATCTGCCCCTGCTCGGCAGCCAGGCGCCGTTCCGGACGGTCGAAGAATCTCGGCAATACTCTGCGACCGTGCCCGCGTATCTCAGCTCGACCACGCACCTGCACCGCGCGGTGCTGGATGCCGTGGTCGGCTTCGATTCGGAGCGGATCCCGGAACGCATCCTCTTCCCGGGCTTCGTTGCGGGATCGCTTGCCCTCGCCGCATTCGCAGTCGCCCGGCGGAAGGTCTCGAACACGGCGCCGCCCTCCAGTCAGACGCGGTTCACCTCGAGTGAGCGCGAGGCGGTGGGCTTCTACGCGCTGCTCGCCGCGTTCGCGGCGTGGGCCTCGTTCGGACCGGCGGGAGGGTTGTACACGCTGGCGTACCGATTCGTCCCGGCGTGGACGATGATGCGAGCGCCGGCCCGGTTCGGCACGCTGGTGACGTTGTCGCTGGCCGTCCTGGCCGGGCTGGGGCTCGCGGCATTTCTTCGTGGCCGCACCAGGCCGGCGATGACGGCGGTGGCCGTCGCGCTCGTGGCGGTTGCGGAACTGGCCGCGTTCCCCCTGGATGCCCGGCAGGCGCTGCCCGTTCCGCCAGCCTACCCGATGCTGTCCCGCCTGCCCGCCGGGGCCGTCGCCGAGTTCCCGTTCTTCTACCTTCCGACAGACTTCCACCGGCACTGCCTCTACATGCTGTACACGACCGTGCACTGGCACCCGATCGTGAACGGCTACAGCGATTACACGCCGGAGGACTTCAAGGCCATCGACATCAGCACCTTCCCGTCCAGAACGGCCTTCGGCCTGCTGCGGCAGCGTGGCGCCCGGTACGTCGTATTCCACCTCCGGTTCTACGACCGGCGGAGCCGCGAGAAGCTGATGGATGCGATCTATCGCTACCGCGACTACCTGCGCCCGCTGACACAGGCCGACGACGTGTGGTTGTACGAGATCGCGGCGTGGCCCTAGTCAGGGAAAGAGGAGCAGCGCCACCATGAGCCTCACGACCGCCTGCCGCCATCGATCGGGCCGGGCCTTCCCGGTGTTCGTGTTCATCGCCATCCTGTTCCTGCCATGGCCTGACGGCGGCGGACGGTTCTTCTTCAGGTGCGTGGCGACTACAACTCTCAATCTCGCCACGAGCCCTCTGAGGCTGCTGCGTGGGTTCGATGCCTTTCAGGCCAACCTGAACACGCCCCAGGCAG
The window above is part of the Vicinamibacterales bacterium genome. Proteins encoded here:
- a CDS encoding DUF6044 family protein yields the protein MRWERFRETTVVWTAAAALAVVMTYPLAFGLGRLGRLDTGDGRFSIWNVAWVSRALLHDPVHVFDANIFYPHTGTLAYSEANLVAGALGAPAYALTGNAYAAHNTAVLWAFVLSSVGMYYLARYLTRSRAAAGVAAILFAFCPFIFARTAHIQLLMTAGLPFTLLAFHRVVDRPETWRAVVLGIALWLTALACGYYGIFAGLMVSCGSLYYLTARRRWRDWRTLAALAGGTTVAALLTWPFLRPYFSLTGRSGPFRALEESSQHSANWGAYLAAAGLGDRWLQAFAGRWQEVLFPGIITLVLAAAGTWMALTRRAERGHRETVGFYLLLGAVTFWLSFGPAAGLYSLAYRWVPAFTLMRAPGRFGIMVTLALVVIAAHGLAALLARRRRSWAVAAVIGLAALVELAPIPLNYRDVPPPPEPYVLLAHLPPGPVVEFPFFYREQDFHRHTVYMLASTAHWLPLVNGYSDYFPPDFLQTVIPISSFPNEESFRILRDRRARYAVFHLNYYDRRSWPKVLARIEQYRPYLRPLVTGGDIWLFEIVGWPS